A stretch of the Musa acuminata AAA Group cultivar baxijiao chromosome BXJ2-7, Cavendish_Baxijiao_AAA, whole genome shotgun sequence genome encodes the following:
- the LOC135616702 gene encoding uncharacterized protein LOC135616702 isoform X1 has product MAEEPIAGPSNPQPPPPSSDEGLGKPQVPYISDFQMYPFMYTRPFPSQNLEEDDSGPGIYAIPCLPYMSPMAGFSPNTLIPLRYKIPTRQESTGGANEQHGQEVRQQQGPQRQPVVRRFQFAIQIDLGLILKLAAVVFLLSQDGSKHRLILMMLCASLVYLYRTGVLAPFIRWLQQAGAPPQPRQLVQPQNDHPVGHGDANNPQPDQNVGVERQNQHHQPTEGQERPAANENQPEPEGGRGINWWLIVKEIQVFIIGFVTSLIPGFHNNG; this is encoded by the exons ATGGCGGAAGAACCCATCGCCGGTCCCTCCAATCCCCAGCCGCCCCCTCCGTCGTCCGATGAGGGGCTTGGGAAACCTCAG GTACCATATATTTCTGATTTCCAGATGTATCCGTTCATGTACACTAGACCATTTCCTTCACAAAACCTAGAAGAAGATGACAGCGGTCCAGGAATTTATGCCATCCCCTGTCTACCGTACATGAGCCCTATGGCTGGGTTTTCTCCAAACACTCTCATTCCGCTTCGCTATAAGATACCAAC GAGGCAAGAATCTACGGGTGGGGCTAATGAGCAGCATGGGCAAGAAGTGAGACAGCAACAAGGTCCTCAAAGGCAACCTGTCGTGAGGAGATTTCAGTTTGCAATTCAAATTGATTTGGGTCTCATCCTCAAGTTGGCAGCGGTGGTCTTTCTTCTCAGCCAGGATGGATCAAAACACAGGCTCATTCTTATGATGCTCTGTGCCTCGCTTGTGTACCT ATACAGAACTGGAGTTCTTGCCCCCTTCATAAGATGGCTTCAACAAGCAGGAGCGCCCCCTCAACCTCGACAACTTGTGCAGCCACAGAATGACCATCCTGTTGGTCATGGTGATGCAAATAATCCTCAACCTG ACCAAAATGTTGGAGTTGAGAGGCAGAACCAGCATCATCAACCAACAGAAGGCCAAGAACGACCGGCTGCAAATGAGAATCAACCAGAACCTGAGGGAGGACGGGGGATCAATTGGTGGCTCATTGTGAAAGAGATCCAGGTGTTCATCATCGGTTTTGTGACTTCTCTTATTCCAGGTTTCCATAACAATGGTTAA
- the LOC135616702 gene encoding uncharacterized protein LOC135616702 isoform X2: MYPFMYTRPFPSQNLEEDDSGPGIYAIPCLPYMSPMAGFSPNTLIPLRYKIPTRQESTGGANEQHGQEVRQQQGPQRQPVVRRFQFAIQIDLGLILKLAAVVFLLSQDGSKHRLILMMLCASLVYLYRTGVLAPFIRWLQQAGAPPQPRQLVQPQNDHPVGHGDANNPQPDQNVGVERQNQHHQPTEGQERPAANENQPEPEGGRGINWWLIVKEIQVFIIGFVTSLIPGFHNNG; the protein is encoded by the exons ATGTATCCGTTCATGTACACTAGACCATTTCCTTCACAAAACCTAGAAGAAGATGACAGCGGTCCAGGAATTTATGCCATCCCCTGTCTACCGTACATGAGCCCTATGGCTGGGTTTTCTCCAAACACTCTCATTCCGCTTCGCTATAAGATACCAAC GAGGCAAGAATCTACGGGTGGGGCTAATGAGCAGCATGGGCAAGAAGTGAGACAGCAACAAGGTCCTCAAAGGCAACCTGTCGTGAGGAGATTTCAGTTTGCAATTCAAATTGATTTGGGTCTCATCCTCAAGTTGGCAGCGGTGGTCTTTCTTCTCAGCCAGGATGGATCAAAACACAGGCTCATTCTTATGATGCTCTGTGCCTCGCTTGTGTACCT ATACAGAACTGGAGTTCTTGCCCCCTTCATAAGATGGCTTCAACAAGCAGGAGCGCCCCCTCAACCTCGACAACTTGTGCAGCCACAGAATGACCATCCTGTTGGTCATGGTGATGCAAATAATCCTCAACCTG ACCAAAATGTTGGAGTTGAGAGGCAGAACCAGCATCATCAACCAACAGAAGGCCAAGAACGACCGGCTGCAAATGAGAATCAACCAGAACCTGAGGGAGGACGGGGGATCAATTGGTGGCTCATTGTGAAAGAGATCCAGGTGTTCATCATCGGTTTTGTGACTTCTCTTATTCCAGGTTTCCATAACAATGGTTAA
- the LOC135616704 gene encoding uncharacterized protein LOC135616704, whose amino-acid sequence MAYVDHAFSISDEDIMMGDSSRTIENRPPIKEIAFAVSLLVFGSLAIVVGSIMAANRIGGDRAHGVFFAILGSVLFLPGFYYTRIAYYAYKGYKGFSFDNIPAV is encoded by the exons ATGGCATACGTCGATCACGCCTTCTCCATCTCCGACGAGGACATCATGATGGGCGACTCCAGCCGCACCATCGAGAACCGGCCCCCTATCAAGGAGATCGCCTTCGCCGTGTCCCTCCTCGTCTTCGGCTCTCTTGCCATCGTCGTCGGCTCCATCATGGCCGCGAACCGCATCGGCGGTGATCGCGCGCACG GTGTTTTCTTCGCGATATTGGGGTCGGTGCTGTTTCTTCCGGGGTTCTACTACACGAGGATAGCTTATTATGCGTACAAGGGTTATAAAGGCTTCTCCTTTGACAATATTCCTGCGGTCTGA